A region from the Polaribacter sp. Hel1_33_78 genome encodes:
- the ruvC gene encoding crossover junction endodeoxyribonuclease RuvC, giving the protein MVVEKIILGIDPGTTIMGFGLIKIVGKKMEFIQMNELLLQKYDDHYLKLKLIFERTIELIDTYNPDEIAIEAPFFGKNVQSMLKLGRAQGVAMAAGLSREIPITEYLPKKIKMAITGNGNASKEQVALMLKSLLNLQTLPKNLDATDGLAAAVCHFYNSGKVVGGKSYTGWASFVKQNEKRVKK; this is encoded by the coding sequence GTGGTAGTAGAAAAAATTATTTTAGGGATTGATCCAGGAACGACCATTATGGGTTTTGGACTGATAAAAATAGTGGGTAAAAAGATGGAGTTTATTCAGATGAATGAATTACTACTTCAAAAATATGATGACCATTACCTAAAACTAAAGCTTATTTTTGAACGCACAATTGAACTGATAGACACTTACAATCCAGATGAAATTGCTATTGAAGCACCTTTTTTTGGAAAAAATGTGCAATCTATGTTAAAGTTAGGCAGAGCGCAAGGAGTTGCGATGGCCGCAGGCTTGTCCAGAGAAATACCAATTACAGAATATTTGCCAAAGAAAATTAAAATGGCAATTACAGGAAATGGAAATGCTAGTAAAGAACAGGTGGCTTTAATGTTAAAATCTTTATTAAATTTACAGACCCTGCCCAAAAATTTGGATGCCACGGATGGTTTAGCAGCAGCAGTTTGTCATTTTTATAATTCAGGAAAGGTAGTTGGAGGTAAAAGCTACACAGGTTGGGCGAGCTTTGTGAAACAAAATGAAAAACGAGTTAAGAAATAA